One window from the genome of Natrialba magadii ATCC 43099 encodes:
- a CDS encoding DUF1405 domain-containing protein — MTSSTGLPTRTPLPRYLAPVPRVLENLGLRFAWLVVTINLLGTVFGFWYYSGQFAQTPAVMWPWVPDSPMATLFIALAIAAWKLGHELPWLTALAFFGNIILGLWTPYTLLVFYDSYSYLHPLMFQFLFWSHLGMVVQALVLYRITDFPVWGVAVAFVWYTSNLIVDYFIPIVGEPHHTAIPVARDEPMFLQADALGVIAAGEVTFTLLALFLALSIRVKKCEAVLESDTQQTGATAGADSDS, encoded by the coding sequence ATGACATCGTCGACCGGATTGCCGACTCGTACCCCACTCCCGCGATACCTCGCTCCTGTCCCGCGGGTACTCGAGAACCTCGGGCTCAGATTCGCCTGGCTCGTCGTGACAATCAACCTTCTCGGGACAGTCTTTGGCTTCTGGTACTACTCGGGACAGTTCGCCCAGACGCCGGCCGTAATGTGGCCCTGGGTGCCGGACAGTCCGATGGCGACGCTGTTCATCGCGCTGGCCATTGCTGCCTGGAAACTTGGCCACGAACTGCCGTGGCTGACCGCGCTCGCGTTCTTCGGAAACATCATCCTTGGGCTCTGGACGCCGTACACCTTGCTCGTGTTCTACGACTCGTACTCGTATCTCCACCCGCTGATGTTCCAGTTCCTCTTCTGGAGCCACCTCGGGATGGTTGTCCAGGCGCTCGTTCTCTACCGAATCACCGACTTCCCTGTCTGGGGTGTTGCCGTCGCGTTCGTCTGGTATACGAGTAATCTGATCGTCGACTACTTTATCCCAATCGTCGGCGAGCCCCACCACACCGCGATTCCTGTCGCGCGCGACGAACCGATGTTCCTGCAGGCCGACGCGCTCGGCGTCATCGCTGCCGGCGAAGTGACGTTTACGCTGCTCGCGCTGTTTCTCGCGCTCTCGATTCGGGTAAAGAAGTGCGAAGCGGTACTCGAGAGCGACACGCAACAGACTGGGGCGACTGCTGGTGCTGACTCTGATTCGTAA
- a CDS encoding PH domain-containing protein, translating into MSAGLDGILGGLLVAGAIVGYVAFARSKSRYIVTDERVKMDIGFINGASREYRISDVQGIDTSQSLIGKLFSIGDIAVRTADGTEIPWRGVPDHEQVAHTIREHQRKYDQTMDRK; encoded by the coding sequence TTGAGTGCAGGACTGGACGGAATTCTGGGTGGGTTGCTGGTCGCCGGTGCAATCGTCGGATACGTTGCATTTGCACGTTCTAAATCACGGTACATCGTCACCGATGAACGTGTAAAGATGGACATTGGGTTCATAAACGGCGCATCGCGCGAATATCGGATCTCCGACGTGCAGGGGATCGACACGTCCCAGAGCCTCATCGGGAAGCTCTTTTCCATTGGGGATATAGCCGTTCGAACCGCTGATGGCACCGAAATCCCGTGGCGAGGCGTCCCCGATCACGAACAAGTAGCACACACCATTCGAGAGCACCAACGCAAGTACGACCAGACGATGGATCGAAAGTAA
- the pdxS gene encoding pyridoxal 5'-phosphate synthase lyase subunit PdxS, whose product MSETTDLEDLRRGTDLVKRGFAQMQKGGVIMDVVNPEQARIAEDAGAVAVMALEAVPADIRKRGGVARMADPADVEEIVNEVSIPVMGKARIGHTKEAQILESVGVDMIDESEVLTPADDAYHIDKRDFTAPFVCGARNLGEALRRIEEGAAMIRTKGEAGTGDVNQAVHHQRTIKGEIRQLEGMTHEEREAYAREIEAPAELVHETAEMGRLPVVNFAAGGIATPADAALMMHHECDGIFVGSGIFGAENPPAMGEAIVEAVNNWDDADELAEISKNLGKGMKGDANVDLPEEEKLQSRGV is encoded by the coding sequence ATGTCCGAGACGACAGATCTCGAAGACCTTCGACGTGGAACCGATCTCGTCAAGCGCGGCTTCGCACAGATGCAAAAGGGCGGCGTCATCATGGACGTCGTCAACCCCGAACAGGCCCGAATCGCCGAAGACGCGGGCGCAGTCGCCGTCATGGCACTCGAAGCAGTACCGGCGGACATCCGCAAGCGCGGCGGCGTCGCCCGGATGGCAGACCCAGCGGACGTCGAGGAAATCGTCAACGAAGTCTCGATTCCGGTAATGGGCAAAGCCCGAATCGGGCACACGAAAGAAGCACAGATACTCGAGTCCGTCGGCGTCGACATGATCGACGAGTCCGAAGTACTCACGCCCGCAGACGATGCCTACCACATCGATAAGCGCGACTTTACGGCTCCGTTCGTCTGTGGCGCGCGCAATCTCGGCGAAGCATTGCGCCGGATCGAGGAGGGTGCGGCGATGATCCGAACGAAGGGTGAAGCCGGGACGGGTGACGTGAACCAGGCTGTCCACCACCAGCGGACGATCAAAGGGGAGATCCGCCAACTGGAGGGGATGACCCACGAGGAACGCGAGGCCTACGCCCGCGAAATCGAAGCGCCTGCGGAACTCGTCCACGAAACGGCAGAGATGGGGCGTCTCCCGGTCGTCAACTTCGCCGCGGGCGGTATCGCGACGCCTGCAGACGCGGCGCTCATGATGCATCACGAGTGTGACGGCATCTTCGTCGGCAGCGGTATCTTCGGCGCGGAGAACCCGCCAGCAATGGGTGAGGCAATCGTCGAGGCCGTAAACAACTGGGACGACGCCGACGAACTCGCAGAGATTTCGAAGAACCTCGGCAAGGGGATGAAAGGCGACGCAAACGTCGATCTTCCCGAAGAAGAGAAACTCCAGAGCCGCGGCGTCTAA
- a CDS encoding S8 family peptidase: MSDEMTHNSTGRRNVLKTVSGAGIALGGLASVSSVQADSHGEAGRFNAGYATETGEQQIRDAADNVIHAIHSVNTLTVEAAVEDMEALTESDHIDFVAPDQEYYAGSDTNDDNDNAGGQVVPWGVERIGARKAHKASKRGKGANVAVINTGIDPTHPDLAENIGEGIAYNRAVGYPEINWIDDNGHGTHIAGTIAAADNDFGVVGVAPESTLHAVKVLNQEGVGYASDVAMGIIWSAIKGCDVANMSLSGPYSPLVQRAIHFAHQRGLLMVSSAGNSGEAVSYPASAEEVVAVSSTTQDDGFAEFSNYGPEIELAAPGVDILSTIPGGEYGVATGSSFGTPHVTGTAALLMAKGYSAKEARYFMTDTAIDLGLPSKKQGSGLVNAAAVAKIKKGKKGKKGKKGKKGKKDAHKKDKDYGKDKKDKKDKANTK, encoded by the coding sequence ATGTCGGATGAAATGACGCACAACAGTACCGGTCGACGGAACGTGCTCAAAACGGTTAGCGGTGCGGGGATCGCTCTGGGCGGACTCGCGAGCGTGTCGAGCGTGCAGGCTGACTCCCACGGTGAAGCGGGTCGGTTTAACGCTGGGTACGCGACCGAGACGGGAGAACAGCAAATCAGGGACGCGGCGGACAACGTCATCCACGCGATTCACTCGGTGAACACCCTCACTGTCGAGGCAGCGGTTGAAGACATGGAGGCGCTCACGGAGTCCGATCACATCGACTTCGTTGCACCGGATCAGGAGTACTACGCGGGTTCGGATACGAACGACGACAACGACAACGCTGGGGGACAAGTCGTTCCCTGGGGCGTCGAACGAATCGGTGCACGGAAAGCCCACAAAGCGAGCAAGCGCGGAAAGGGAGCGAACGTCGCAGTGATCAACACCGGGATCGACCCGACCCATCCGGACCTCGCCGAGAATATCGGTGAGGGTATCGCGTACAACCGTGCGGTTGGCTATCCCGAGATCAACTGGATCGACGACAACGGCCACGGCACCCACATTGCCGGAACGATCGCTGCAGCCGACAACGACTTCGGTGTCGTCGGTGTCGCGCCGGAGTCGACGCTCCACGCCGTGAAAGTGTTGAACCAGGAGGGTGTGGGCTATGCATCCGACGTCGCGATGGGGATCATCTGGTCCGCAATCAAGGGCTGTGATGTGGCCAACATGAGTCTGAGCGGTCCCTACTCGCCGCTCGTACAGCGGGCAATCCACTTTGCCCACCAGCGGGGCCTCCTGATGGTTTCCTCGGCTGGCAATAGCGGTGAGGCCGTTTCGTACCCAGCATCCGCAGAGGAAGTTGTCGCAGTGAGTTCGACGACACAAGACGATGGCTTCGCGGAGTTCTCGAACTACGGTCCCGAGATCGAGCTGGCTGCACCGGGTGTCGATATCCTCTCAACGATACCAGGCGGCGAGTACGGTGTTGCAACCGGGTCCTCGTTTGGAACGCCGCACGTCACTGGAACGGCAGCGCTGCTGATGGCGAAGGGCTACTCTGCAAAGGAAGCCCGGTACTTCATGACCGACACAGCGATCGACCTCGGTCTGCCGTCCAAAAAGCAGGGTTCCGGGCTGGTTAACGCCGCAGCGGTGGCCAAAATCAAGAAAGGGAAGAAAGGGAAGAAAGGCAAGAAGGGCAAGAAGGGCAAGAAAGACGCCCACAAGAAGGACAAGGACTACGGGAAGGACAAGAAGGACAAAAAGGACAAAGCGAACACGAAGTAA
- a CDS encoding homoserine kinase, giving the protein MLTVRAPATSANLGSGFDVFGVALGAPADIVRVSRAPETTITVTGTGSEYIPEDPKKNTVGAVAEALDAPAHIEIDKGVRPSSGLGSSAASAAGAAVALNELYDRGLSRKELVPIAAEGEAIVSGTAHADNVAPSLLGGFVIVTDDGITQVDASLPVVVCLPEITVSTCDARGVVPEQARLGDVVDTVGHAATLSVGMTRNDPELVGRGMADEIVTPERSVLIDGYDAVREAALESGATGVTVSGAGPAILAVCRTESDRGAVAGAMLDAFDAVGIESRAYQTAIGEGAHVYGDRS; this is encoded by the coding sequence ATGCTCACCGTGCGGGCTCCAGCGACGAGCGCAAACCTGGGGAGCGGCTTCGACGTCTTCGGCGTCGCGCTCGGCGCACCCGCCGATATCGTCCGGGTGTCTCGCGCCCCCGAAACGACGATCACCGTGACCGGAACTGGCAGCGAATACATCCCCGAAGACCCGAAGAAGAACACCGTCGGTGCCGTCGCCGAGGCGCTCGACGCCCCCGCACACATCGAGATCGACAAAGGTGTCCGGCCCTCCTCCGGGCTTGGTTCCTCGGCCGCCAGCGCAGCTGGCGCTGCCGTCGCCCTCAACGAACTCTACGATCGCGGTCTCTCGCGCAAGGAACTCGTCCCCATCGCCGCCGAGGGTGAGGCAATCGTCTCTGGCACGGCACACGCCGACAACGTCGCCCCGTCGCTACTCGGTGGCTTCGTCATCGTCACCGACGACGGCATTACGCAGGTCGATGCGTCGCTCCCCGTCGTCGTCTGCCTGCCCGAGATCACCGTCTCGACGTGCGACGCACGCGGTGTCGTCCCCGAACAGGCCCGACTCGGCGACGTCGTCGACACCGTCGGCCACGCCGCTACCCTCTCCGTCGGCATGACGCGCAACGACCCCGAACTCGTCGGCCGCGGCATGGCAGACGAAATCGTCACCCCCGAGCGCAGCGTCCTGATCGACGGCTACGACGCCGTCCGCGAGGCCGCACTCGAGTCCGGTGCGACTGGCGTCACCGTCAGCGGTGCCGGCCCCGCCATCCTCGCGGTCTGTCGGACTGAGTCGGACCGCGGCGCGGTTGCCGGCGCGATGCTCGATGCCTTCGATGCTGTGGGGATCGAAAGTCGTGCTTATCAGACGGCGATTGGTGAGGGTGCGCACGTGTACGGCGACCGGTCCTGA
- a CDS encoding methyl-accepting chemotaxis protein, which translates to MDLRRVVPAAIRRRYAVKFGIALLVLGLSVGLIGFVATAGITHEVEERVQADQTSFAGQEAQGLQMWNEQNEQTISTFAHSDVVASDEPAAIEQRLLDWEEHLDADIFSISYVDLEEGSILASTDGDVRGASTDELESVPETAFDEATVEVPWVSEPYVLDGELDEDAAVITYVVTVPGQDDRAIVYTAELEAYGGQFQDGEQVATVVVDGDNEVILDNAGYGDDYAALGESYDGNDTLVDTARTSGASTWEVSGNGASVLDTYDFDTDEYVVSSARVYGTDWVVLTHEPTDQAYGFVNTVNDWGYIATIVGVLMIGMVGAVLGRNTAVSIDRLTDKAGQIEDGDLDVDLETRRIDNIGRLYDGFDSMRVALREQIDEAETAREEAEHERERIAEINDELERTADEYSDVMEAAADGDLTARMDADSDNEAMADIATDFNVMLEEIEQTVAELSQFATDVATASEQVTASSEEVRSASQQVTESVQEISDGAERQNQSLQSVNQEMSALSTTTEEIAASSNEVADIAEQTVSTGQTGQEAARDAMTAMDEIETEADDAVAEIERLEAEVQQIDQLIATISEIARQTNMLALNANIEASRSASGEDEEGFSVVAKEVKALSEDVAEAADEAEDRLESIRERTEQSAAEVQGTSSDIVDAGQQVQEAVDALEEIAELARETNVGVQEISAATEQQAASTQEVVAMVDDAATVSEETTTEAENVAAAAEEQTTALTEVTNSASNLSQQSGQLSAALDRFETDVEDAELDPDAELEAPQTELDLGEQPLDAADDGNEESIGVTFDEDEAGSDVVFDDDETGSDVVFDDETAFEPADESTGFGEPLDPVGAESSDSGTAEQSDPLATDAGQSDPLGPVGGAETTDDSSDDGDTDGDEGVDRDRDDEDENENEDEDENENEASTDDVFTFGNTSDDE; encoded by the coding sequence ATGGATCTCCGACGAGTAGTACCTGCAGCGATCCGACGCCGGTACGCGGTCAAGTTTGGCATCGCGTTACTGGTACTCGGACTTTCGGTGGGGTTGATCGGGTTCGTTGCGACCGCTGGCATCACTCACGAGGTCGAAGAGCGTGTCCAGGCCGATCAGACGTCCTTCGCCGGACAGGAAGCACAGGGGCTGCAGATGTGGAACGAACAGAACGAACAGACGATTTCGACGTTCGCACACTCGGATGTCGTCGCGAGTGACGAGCCGGCCGCGATCGAACAACGGCTGCTCGACTGGGAAGAACACCTCGACGCCGACATTTTCTCGATCAGCTACGTCGACCTTGAGGAGGGCTCGATCCTCGCAAGCACCGACGGTGACGTCCGCGGCGCGTCGACGGACGAACTCGAGTCCGTTCCTGAAACCGCCTTCGACGAGGCAACGGTTGAGGTGCCCTGGGTGTCTGAGCCGTACGTCCTCGACGGTGAACTCGACGAAGACGCTGCCGTCATCACCTATGTCGTAACGGTTCCTGGTCAGGACGACAGAGCGATCGTTTACACGGCCGAACTCGAGGCCTACGGCGGCCAGTTCCAGGACGGCGAGCAGGTCGCGACCGTCGTCGTCGACGGGGACAACGAGGTCATACTCGACAACGCTGGATACGGCGACGACTACGCGGCGCTCGGCGAATCCTACGACGGCAACGACACGCTCGTCGACACCGCACGCACGTCGGGTGCGAGCACGTGGGAGGTTTCGGGTAACGGTGCGAGCGTCCTCGACACCTACGACTTCGACACCGACGAGTACGTCGTCAGTTCGGCCCGGGTCTACGGCACTGACTGGGTCGTTCTGACACACGAACCGACCGACCAGGCGTACGGCTTCGTCAACACGGTCAACGACTGGGGATACATTGCAACGATCGTTGGCGTCCTCATGATCGGGATGGTCGGCGCGGTGCTCGGCCGAAACACGGCGGTTTCGATCGACCGCCTGACGGACAAGGCCGGCCAGATAGAAGACGGTGACCTCGACGTCGACCTCGAGACCAGGCGTATCGACAACATCGGTCGGCTCTACGACGGATTCGACTCCATGCGCGTCGCCCTCCGCGAGCAGATCGACGAGGCCGAAACCGCCCGCGAAGAGGCCGAGCACGAGCGCGAACGCATCGCCGAGATCAACGACGAACTCGAGCGGACCGCCGACGAGTACAGCGACGTGATGGAGGCCGCCGCCGACGGCGACCTCACCGCGCGAATGGACGCCGACAGCGACAACGAGGCGATGGCCGACATCGCGACGGACTTCAACGTCATGCTCGAGGAGATCGAGCAGACCGTCGCGGAACTCAGCCAGTTCGCGACCGACGTCGCGACAGCATCCGAGCAGGTGACCGCCTCGAGCGAGGAGGTCCGCTCGGCCTCCCAGCAGGTCACCGAATCGGTGCAGGAGATTTCCGACGGTGCAGAACGGCAGAACCAGTCGCTCCAGTCGGTCAACCAGGAGATGAGCGCGCTCTCGACGACGACCGAAGAGATCGCCGCCTCCTCGAACGAAGTCGCGGACATCGCCGAGCAGACAGTTTCGACCGGGCAGACCGGCCAGGAAGCTGCGCGAGACGCAATGACCGCGATGGACGAAATCGAGACCGAAGCCGACGACGCCGTCGCAGAAATCGAGCGTCTCGAGGCAGAGGTCCAGCAGATCGACCAACTCATCGCGACGATTTCTGAGATTGCCCGCCAGACGAACATGCTGGCGCTCAACGCCAACATCGAGGCTTCCCGCTCCGCCAGCGGCGAGGACGAAGAAGGCTTCTCGGTCGTCGCGAAGGAGGTCAAGGCGCTCTCCGAGGACGTTGCCGAAGCGGCCGACGAAGCAGAAGACCGACTCGAGTCCATCCGCGAGCGGACCGAACAATCCGCCGCGGAAGTGCAGGGGACGAGTTCGGATATCGTCGACGCTGGCCAGCAGGTGCAGGAAGCGGTGGATGCGCTGGAGGAGATTGCAGAACTGGCCCGTGAGACGAACGTCGGCGTCCAGGAGATTTCGGCGGCGACGGAACAGCAGGCGGCCTCGACACAGGAGGTCGTCGCGATGGTCGACGATGCGGCCACCGTTTCTGAAGAGACGACAACCGAAGCGGAGAACGTGGCGGCAGCCGCCGAGGAGCAGACGACGGCACTGACCGAGGTGACGAACTCGGCGTCGAACCTCTCCCAGCAGTCCGGCCAGCTCTCGGCGGCACTCGACCGGTTCGAGACCGATGTCGAGGATGCGGAACTCGATCCGGACGCGGAACTCGAGGCACCACAGACTGAACTCGACCTCGGCGAACAGCCGCTCGACGCTGCTGACGATGGAAATGAGGAGTCAATCGGCGTCACCTTCGACGAAGATGAAGCGGGAAGCGACGTTGTGTTCGACGACGATGAGACGGGAAGCGACGTTGTGTTCGATGACGAGACGGCGTTCGAACCGGCCGACGAATCGACTGGCTTCGGCGAACCGCTCGACCCAGTCGGCGCTGAATCCAGTGATAGTGGGACTGCTGAGCAGTCTGATCCACTTGCAACAGATGCTGGGCAGTCTGACCCACTCGGACCTGTCGGCGGAGCAGAGACGACTGACGACAGTTCGGACGATGGAGACACCGACGGAGATGAAGGCGTAGACCGCGACAGAGACGACGAAGACGAAAACGAAAACGAGGACGAGGACGAGAACGAAAACGAAGCCAGCACCGACGACGTATTCACGTTCGGAAACACGTCAGACGACGAATAA
- a CDS encoding ABC transporter substrate-binding protein — MSDSTGDRLTSSPVSGERGEPSTQQGQQRAGKNGSAPIRRRRFLQATAVTTATASLAGCTDSYETLVESATSDEDDDTVTIGVLAPNPDSDFIGRSMAQAAQVAVEELNENGGINGHEVELSVRDTNASASEARRQYQQLILEDGAVATTGVFDSPALVNIMDDIAEQETIHLTTGAAAADATRLVNEQYDEYKYHFRVGVINEFDLGRAKIDFLDDMADEIGWESIAALAEDYQWSEGIWEATQDRLDDLDLDVVMEERYPPATDDFTDLYSEAAAAGADAVLITAAHTGNEAMLDWAYPNRPEQQPQPQPFAFGGTHVPMQLPSYYEQTDGACRYGFGQINATEQSTTGDLTQEFVSTYQDRFDGESPVYTGYGTYDAILVYAEAVEAAGTFDADDVVSELEFIQFSGASGPVEFYGPDHEFAHDLAYEASNPLYFQWQEDDDGTGVQEIIWPEEEATSEYQAPAWLQSPSP, encoded by the coding sequence ATGAGTGACTCTACCGGGGATCGGTTGACTTCGTCACCAGTCAGTGGGGAGCGCGGGGAGCCATCGACACAGCAGGGGCAGCAACGGGCTGGCAAGAACGGGTCGGCCCCGATCCGACGCCGCCGATTTTTGCAGGCAACCGCTGTGACGACCGCAACGGCCTCGCTCGCCGGCTGTACGGACAGCTACGAGACGCTCGTCGAAAGCGCCACGTCCGACGAAGACGACGACACTGTCACGATTGGCGTTCTCGCGCCAAATCCGGACAGCGACTTCATCGGCCGCTCGATGGCGCAGGCAGCCCAGGTCGCTGTCGAGGAACTCAACGAAAACGGCGGGATCAACGGTCACGAGGTTGAACTCAGTGTCCGGGATACGAACGCAAGTGCATCTGAAGCCCGCCGACAGTACCAGCAACTCATCCTGGAAGACGGCGCAGTCGCCACAACGGGCGTCTTCGATAGCCCCGCGCTCGTCAACATCATGGACGATATCGCCGAGCAGGAGACGATTCACCTGACGACGGGTGCCGCAGCCGCAGACGCGACGCGACTCGTCAACGAGCAGTACGACGAGTACAAGTACCACTTCCGGGTGGGCGTCATCAACGAGTTCGATCTCGGCCGAGCTAAGATCGACTTCCTCGACGACATGGCCGACGAGATCGGCTGGGAGTCGATCGCCGCGCTTGCGGAGGACTACCAGTGGTCCGAGGGTATCTGGGAGGCGACACAGGACCGACTCGACGATCTCGACCTCGACGTCGTTATGGAGGAACGCTACCCGCCCGCGACGGACGACTTCACCGACCTCTACAGTGAGGCGGCAGCGGCGGGCGCTGACGCCGTGCTCATCACGGCGGCACACACGGGGAACGAGGCCATGCTCGACTGGGCGTACCCGAACCGACCCGAACAGCAACCCCAGCCACAGCCGTTCGCGTTCGGCGGCACGCACGTCCCGATGCAGTTGCCCTCCTACTACGAACAGACCGACGGTGCCTGCCGATACGGATTCGGCCAGATCAACGCGACGGAACAGAGTACCACCGGCGATCTGACCCAGGAGTTCGTCTCGACCTACCAGGACCGATTCGACGGCGAGAGTCCGGTGTACACCGGCTACGGAACCTACGACGCAATTCTCGTCTACGCCGAAGCCGTCGAAGCCGCCGGAACGTTCGACGCGGACGACGTGGTCTCCGAACTCGAGTTCATTCAGTTCTCGGGTGCGTCGGGGCCGGTCGAGTTCTACGGTCCGGATCACGAGTTCGCTCACGACCTCGCCTACGAGGCGAGCAACCCACTGTACTTCCAGTGGCAGGAAGACGACGACGGAACCGGCGTTCAGGAGATTATCTGGCCGGAAGAAGAGGCGACGAGCGAGTATCAAGCGCCAGCGTGGCTCCAATCACCGAGCCCCTAG
- a CDS encoding DUF6149 family protein, producing MKLRQNARHFASRTALETPVVRSVAKSGLVRLHTRVFLRKADPEHADEREAHLDDLFEATVDTYLRALNDGYSEAEAREITHIQANFDFYNHGWTEMMEFPADELEAHYDRYREFFERWDITIDEPLGQFKPPEGLTEAPSTPEKLEDPVHPHAEGGFADDVYVETATGDLIVGGQDEPDDIDVSQAVGVSEETAVDADGSNDGAGSSGDGTSD from the coding sequence ATGAAGCTCCGTCAGAACGCGCGCCACTTCGCATCGCGAACGGCACTCGAGACGCCCGTCGTTCGGTCGGTCGCCAAATCGGGACTCGTTAGACTGCACACTCGCGTCTTTTTGCGGAAGGCAGACCCCGAACACGCCGACGAGCGCGAGGCTCACCTCGATGACCTCTTCGAGGCGACGGTTGACACCTACCTGCGGGCGCTCAACGACGGCTACTCCGAAGCCGAAGCCCGGGAGATTACGCACATCCAGGCCAACTTCGACTTCTACAATCACGGCTGGACGGAGATGATGGAGTTCCCGGCAGACGAACTCGAGGCCCACTACGATCGCTACCGGGAATTCTTCGAGCGCTGGGACATTACGATCGACGAGCCACTCGGACAGTTCAAACCACCGGAAGGGTTGACCGAAGCGCCCTCGACCCCGGAAAAACTCGAGGATCCAGTACATCCACACGCCGAGGGTGGCTTCGCGGACGACGTCTACGTCGAGACGGCGACTGGTGACCTCATTGTCGGTGGGCAGGACGAACCTGACGACATCGACGTTTCACAGGCGGTCGGTGTGAGTGAGGAGACGGCTGTCGACGCCGATGGCAGTAACGATGGGGCCGGGTCCAGTGGCGACGGAACCAGCGATTAA
- a CDS encoding NAD(P)/FAD-dependent oxidoreductase → MTEYVIIGDGISGSSAAETLREEDPESTITVITDEGEPLYNRILIKEHAKGKLPEAPISIHDEEWYEERDIDLSLNTHVSSIDADEKVVHTHEGEDITYDKLLVATGGTPTQLPVDHSDADGIHHFWTFQDARNIRESAEAAENGVIVGAGLLGIDFAAVCGSQGVDGKYLMRGDRWWRYALSEDGAEIMHEGMREKGVEPVFDSGVDHFETDDDGTVTAAVDPNGERFECDFAGVAIGLTFNTEFLRGVDLEMDNGIVVDEYMQTSVDDIYAAGDITRFYDVLLGDRAQNGSWGSAKEQGRVAAINMAADDEDEVFEWVSSYSITHFDFPFLSFGHPTIGDEHAERRYSDTEWRRIAFKDGKIVGGVLIGDLSPQSTLKQLMREQREVADQAEVLLEQSVDADKLAPTQEQ, encoded by the coding sequence ATGACAGAGTACGTCATCATCGGAGACGGGATCTCGGGCAGTTCGGCCGCCGAGACCCTCCGGGAGGAAGACCCGGAGTCGACGATCACCGTCATCACCGATGAGGGGGAGCCACTGTATAATCGTATTCTCATCAAAGAGCACGCGAAGGGCAAACTTCCCGAAGCGCCGATTTCGATCCACGACGAGGAGTGGTACGAAGAGCGCGACATCGACCTCTCGCTCAACACGCACGTCTCGTCGATCGACGCCGACGAGAAGGTCGTCCACACCCACGAGGGAGAGGACATCACCTACGACAAGCTTCTCGTCGCGACGGGCGGCACGCCAACGCAGCTGCCAGTCGACCACAGTGACGCCGACGGCATCCACCACTTCTGGACGTTCCAGGACGCACGGAACATCCGCGAGAGCGCAGAAGCCGCAGAAAACGGCGTCATCGTCGGTGCCGGTCTCCTCGGCATTGACTTCGCCGCAGTCTGTGGCTCGCAGGGCGTCGACGGAAAGTACCTGATGCGCGGTGACCGCTGGTGGCGCTACGCGCTCTCGGAAGACGGCGCGGAGATCATGCACGAGGGCATGCGCGAGAAGGGCGTCGAGCCGGTCTTCGACAGCGGTGTCGACCACTTCGAGACCGACGACGACGGGACCGTCACCGCCGCCGTCGACCCCAACGGCGAGCGCTTCGAGTGTGACTTCGCCGGCGTCGCCATCGGCCTGACGTTCAACACCGAGTTCCTCCGTGGTGTCGACCTCGAGATGGACAACGGCATCGTCGTCGACGAATACATGCAGACGAGTGTCGACGACATCTACGCGGCCGGTGACATCACGCGCTTCTACGACGTCCTGCTCGGTGACCGGGCCCAGAACGGATCCTGGGGCTCGGCCAAGGAACAGGGCCGCGTCGCCGCGATCAACATGGCCGCAGACGACGAGGACGAGGTCTTCGAGTGGGTCTCCTCGTACTCGATTACGCACTTCGACTTCCCGTTCCTCTCCTTCGGTCACCCGACCATCGGCGACGAGCACGCCGAACGACGCTACAGCGACACCGAGTGGCGACGCATCGCCTTCAAGGACGGCAAGATCGTCGGCGGCGTTCTCATCGGCGACCTCTCGCCACAGAGCACGCTCAAACAGCTCATGCGCGAACAGCGCGAGGTTGCCGACCAGGCAGAGGTGCTGCTCGAGCAGTCGGTCGACGCCGACAAGCTTGCACCCACACAGGAACAGTAA
- a CDS encoding universal stress protein: MHLLVALDESEPGWAALEYALSEHPDDDLTAVHVVDLSESGYGEVGHLGTGTMLEQRREQAMELFERAEEQLGTQSFDTELIEGRPARAIVNYAREQPVDRIIIGSHGRTGVSRALLGSVAERVARRAPVPVTIVR, translated from the coding sequence ATGCACCTGCTCGTCGCACTCGACGAGTCAGAACCCGGGTGGGCTGCACTCGAGTACGCCCTTTCCGAGCACCCGGACGACGACCTCACGGCGGTACACGTAGTGGACCTCTCCGAGAGTGGGTACGGCGAAGTCGGCCACCTGGGAACGGGAACGATGCTCGAGCAGCGACGAGAGCAGGCAATGGAGTTATTTGAGCGGGCTGAAGAGCAGCTTGGAACCCAATCGTTCGACACCGAACTGATCGAAGGGCGACCGGCGCGGGCGATCGTAAACTATGCGCGCGAGCAGCCGGTCGATCGGATCATCATCGGGAGTCACGGGCGGACAGGTGTCTCGCGGGCGTTGTTAGGGAGCGTTGCAGAACGAGTCGCTCGGCGAGCACCGGTTCCGGTAACGATCGTTCGGTAG